The window AAGATACTGGACTTACCAAAGTACCAAGAAAGGGATGAAcataagaagaaatgagaaagaatggTGATGGTATAGGGCAGGCAGTATTCTGTGGCCTGGAAAAACAAACGAATAAAACAGCCTCCTCTTAAGGAACTGACATTCTAGTCAGAGGGAGatgaatgtttaaaaacaaacttgATTACAATACAATATGAAAAGTGTTGAGTACATACAAAAGAAAGTGACTGGTACTAAATGGGGCATATATGTCAAGTGAAGTTCCTCAGAGGAGGTGACATGACTTAAAGGGTGACTACGAATTTGGGTTGGGGAGGAAGCTGTTCTTGGCAGCAGAACAGCATGCTAAGGCTCTAAGTTATAAAAGGGTGTAACTGGGAATTAGGAGTAGTTCAGTATGACTAGAGTTTAGGTAACCTGTGGGTGTGGTATGATACTTTATACCACCATGATTTTTTATTGATTTGATACCCTTAAGGAGAGGTAAAATTCATAGATCAGACAGATAACTGAGCCTAGATAACTAGGAAGTTGGAAGGAGAAAGGGATGGGTTGGTGATGATGAATTTTATTCTGGTCTCCTTCCCTTCCATCAATTCACTAAATATACACTAAGCACCTACCACTCGCAAGGAACTGAACTAGGCACTAGGAACGCATTGAAACAAAGCTTGTGCCCATGTGGAACTTTCATTCTAATGTGGGAGATGGaccataaataatcaaatatatcTCAAGTAgtaataagtgctatgaagaaaatgaagcagagTAAAGAATTAGAGAATGATGAAAGCAGCACAGTTTTAATAATTGAATGGTCATGGGAGGCTTTTCTGAGGATGTAATATTTGAGCCAAAGGCCTGAATGAAGTGTGGGAGCAATCTAAATGGCTATCTGGAGGAGAGTATGCCATGTGGAGAGAAAAGCTGATGAGATGGGAGCTTCAAGAAGCAAAGCGAAGATACagttgggagggagggagggagagagagaaaacaatgaGAAATGAGATCAGAGAGGTGATCAGGCACCAAAGTATGGTAAGGGCTCTGGATTTAAAGATTATAGAAAGCCTTTGGAGGGTTTGCAAGacatggttttgttttaaaaggatcactctACTATATAGGGAAAGACAATGAGTGTGAAAATGCAAACAGGAGACTTTTTAGGAGACTATTGCATTCAGTTAGGTTGAGAGACAGTGTGACTAGCAACAGGCTGGTAGCAGTGGAGGAGGTGAGAAAGTGATTGGACACAGGAGGTATTTGAAAGTTAATAAGCCAATAGAATTTGCTAAAATACATATTGATTGTGATGTTTCACTATAAGCATTATAGTAATGAGGAAGGTGCtatctttcttaaaaattaaagaagcagatatatagatatttagatatagatttttttcccctttttccagGTTTGATTACTCAGGAGTTGGAAGTTCAGATGGTAACTCAGAGGAAAGCACACtggggaaatggagaaaagatgTTCTTTCTATAATTGATGACTTAGCTGATGGGCCACAGGTGACTGTTTTGTTAAGTATGATGATAATTACTGTAACCTCGTATTTaagctgtttgttttgttttgttttgttttttgagatggagtctcgtgctgtcacccagcctggagtgcagtggcgcaatcttggctcactgcaagctctgcctcccgggttcacggcatcctcctgcctcagcctcccaggtagctgggactacaggcacccgccaccacgcccggctaattgttcgtatttttagtagagatggggtttcaccgtgttggccaggatggtctcgatctcctgacctcgtgatccgcccgcctgggcctcccaaagtgctgggattacaggcgtgagccaccacacccggcctaagcTGTTTCTTTagatatgaaaatgtttttatttaatttaaatgtttaatccattttgatatttgatttaaaatgattctatttttactttctaattttttattgtacatattttgttttatgtttataacCTGTTCTATCTTAAAGacctaatgttttattttattttatttttagattcttgTTGGATCTAGCCTTGGAGGGTGGCTTATGCTTCATGCTGCAATTGCACGACCAGAGAAGGTCGTGGCTCTTATTGGTGTAGCTACAGCTGCAGATACCTTAGTGACAAAGTTTAATCAGCTTCCTGTTGAGGTAAGTCAAAAGTCACTTTTGCCACCTCAATATATTTACCGCTTATACTTCTTCTGCTCCCTCTTTCTTTGAGGGAAGGGGGGACAGAAAACAATAATTCCTTTGACTTACTGTGCTGGCCCAACTTTTGTCTTAGCTGCCTTTCTGTACACAACCTCTTTTCTATCTTTAACTATTTGTCATCTTGTTTAAGATTTCGTTTCTTCATAGTCTCTTCAAATCATTCTGCCAAATATTTGAGACACATTAACAATATCACactttgaagtttctttttttttagccacattttctttattattacatttacttatttgaaTCATACATCGTGATCTCCTTTTGGTCCTCTTACTTTGTGGCATATGGGGAGTAGTGCCTGTTCTTATGACTATGTTAGAGTGGGCTAATGAACTGAAACtgcagtcatcccttggtatctgaAGGGGATTGCTTCCAAGAcctcccatggataccaaaatccacagatggtcaagtctctgagaaaaaaaatggtgtagtatttgcacaTAATCTTGTATAATCTAAATCATTGCCAGATTACTTAAAATACCTAGTACAATGTAAGCGCTATGTAAATTGTTGCTATACTGTATCGTTTAGGGAATACggacaagaaaaaaagactgtACACGTTCAATACAGAGGTAAccttttttttccagatatttttgaTACAAAGttagttgaatccatggatgcagaaacCATGAATATGGAGAGCTGACTGTCTTTGTTTTAGCCTAAAAGCAGCCTCAGTTCCTCCCAACAGAACTCTCCAGACAGATATTGTCAGTCAGAGTGACAGAGacacagaaattaaagaaaacagagCAGTAGTTAAAAAATATGGTCCCTAggctagcagcagcagcagcacctgagaacttgttagaaaccCAAATTCTTGGGTTTTACCCTGAATCAGAAACTGGGGGTATGGCCCAgcagtctgtgttttaacaaacctCTTGTAAAGTTTGAGAACAATGCTTTAGAGAatgggggaagaggagaaggaggttcagaaatttaaaaaaaaagaagaaaaaacgtATGCAGTGTTGAATAGTAGAATGTCATTGATTTGCCTCAAGTTCTGCATTAATACCTGTGCCATATATTAACTAAGTTCATTCTTAGTTCACGTTGTTTTAAGCTCCTTAAGAAATAGCATTGTGTGTGTATTCAGGTTTCTCATATTATTTCCTATCAGAGCTGAAATTACAAAGCTGGTCTTCCTTGAACTTATCTCCTGTTTCTGAATTTTGTTCACTTTCTTGGTGGTTTCTCATACATAGTTGCTCAATGTCTTCATGTTTTTCCCACCTTTGACATTTTGTGGATCTAAATGTGGACTCCTTGCTCCATCCTCTTAACTCAATAATACAGCGCTTCTTGGGTAGGAAATTATCTCAAAGACATAGCAGATTGAAAAGGAGTTGAtttttgggggttgggggtttattgtattttgtaattattgGTAAATGACAAAACCTGTGtacatttgttttggttttgtttttatttggggGGGTTTTTAGGgtatctctgttgcccaggctggagtgcagtggtgcagtcattgcttactgcagccttgacccctcagactcaagagatcctcccacctcagcctcctgagtagctgggaccacaagtgcacaccactatgcctggctgatttttgtattttttgtagcgatggggtctcgccatgttgcccaggccggtcttgaactcctaggctcaagagattctcctgccttggacccccaaagtgctgagattagagacacaagccactgtgcctggccatgtacatttctctgcgtgtgtgtgtgttcacatcaGTCAGAGTGAGCATAGGGTAGATACTTTCTAATTGAGAAGATTTATAATCTGCAAATCAAGGCATTTTTTGCTAATACTTACTCAGATAAGCAGTTGTTAACAGAAGCATGTTGAGCCCTTGGTTAACTTAAAAGCATGTATAAGGAAAGAGCACCAACACTAAGACCGCTATCTCTTCTCCACATAAACAGCTAGCCCTAACAATGTCAACGGAGCAGATGTGGAGATTTTTACTATCTTTTATAACCCTGGGAATAGTAAGCCCagcatttctcatttcttctctaaGAACTTGACCATCCTCTTTAACTGACTCTAATCATTATCACCTTCTTTGGACACTAGAGGGCCTCAGACATGATGCACAGCTGTTGGGAATGTAAGCTTCTGAACCACATTGCCTTGATAAGTTTTGTTGATGTAGAACTTAATATATTGTACATTTTCTTTGGGTAATGTCTTTGCTGTTTCTGAACTTTTTGTTCTTGAGGACTTGAGACATACAACATTTTATAAAGTTAACTTTGTTCTTCAGATGGACCATTTTCATTCAATTCAGTGGCAGGTAGCAGAGCTAGTTGGGGGCCAGGGATGCTTAAAATGAAACTATTATTAATTCAGTGTCGCCTTAATTAGCAAAGCCTCCACTTCAGCTAATAACCAGTGGGACTAAGTTCTATCTGCTGAAGTATTTACAAATTCAGAAACAATCCTGAGTAGCTTGAGGATAGCTAAATGTCAtctttactttaaatatttggttCATATGTTGTTTTAATACAGAGAATGCCATGATATTGATAtagatttatatacattttatagttttgtagaatttcattaattttaaatcatttggAGACATATTTAgaagtacagttttttttttactgaattattaagtctttttggaattaaaaatacattaaagccTAAGTACATATAGATTATATTAtgtcatacatattttttaagttcttgttttcctttttacatttgcaataaattaacaattttaaacatgGGAAAATCATAGTATATTTGTTGaaactttaaatttttcaaatatgtgtagcttttctttccttattttttaaaatttttgataagATGTCCATTCCATTTTTCTAGAAATGCCCTTAATATTATATGATTGTAACAGTCTTGAAACTATTCATagcttgatttttgttttagttttaagcTGTGATCATCTTTCCaataatctattatatataaataaacttttatgctcAAAAGTGTTCATGACAATACCACAGTATGAGATGGTCAAACTAATTAAGTCAATTATGGTGGACTGCTGTGCAGCATTTAAAACCTtttcatagaattttttaaacCCAGAAATATATGTACTAAATAAACAGCATAGAAAACTGTATATGAATgtgtaatatgtatgtattttacatattacacaaaaaccaaaacacataTAGACAAATATTGGAAGGAAATAAGCCATATATTAATGGTTTTTCTCTCCATAAGATAGGATTATGGgtgatttatttctttaattatttttatgttttctataatGACTGCATGTTACTCATTatacaaaattctaatttttttagaaaaattaagataaattatataaaaaataagagttCTCAAAAAGTCAAAGGacatgtatatttcattttaaggGAATAAATATACAGATATTATTGTTTGGCTTTCAGGAAGTATGTGGAAGACTTCTTTGTCATCCAgaacaaaaatcaaattttttctcttttataggaCTCTGGAAGGAAAAACTatatttctttacattcagcCTAAAATTGCATGAGTATGTGTATGATTGTTACAATGTaattactcttatttttttattcttagttctgtgtttgattctttctcttctttccctatGCCATATCCATTTTAGCTACTTATAAGCACTTTTAGGTTTACAATTTTGAAATCTAAACAATGTTTATTCTaagatttgattttatttaaatatgaatgaTACCTGGACTGATTCCAAGAAATTGTAGTGCTTTTCtccctcttcatttttcttttcagttgggGTGAAGCAACATCTGATTTGAGATAGTgtatgataaaattaaataaatttaaatttaagtttgaGTCTTAGCCATAACAGTTAGTAGCCTAGCCCTGAACTGTTGCACACAGTATTTCATTTATCTAAACCATAATATcctcttttataaaaatagaataataacagAATTATTATCAGAATCTTATggaataatatgtataaaatacccATCACAGTACCTTGCATGTAGTAATTAttgataattattattgttatacttttgTTATCTCTATCCTCTTATTCAAGAACTGCTTTCATTAGATTACTTAAAACTATTGCATGTGTTAATGTTGCCTAAAGTcacaaatacttttatttttctttctttttccaatagCTAAAAAAGGAAGTAGAGATGAAAGGTGTGTGGAGCATGCCATCAAAATACTCTGAAGAAGGAGTTTATAACGTTCAGTACAGTTTCATTAAAGAAGCTGAACATCACTGCTTGTTACATAGCCCAATTCCTGTGAACTGCCCCATAAGATTGCTCCATGGCATGAAGGATGACATTGTACCTTGGCATACATCAATGCAGGTTGCCGATCGAGTACTCAGCACAGATGTGGATGTCATCCTCCGAAAACACAGTGATCACCGAATGAGGGAAAAAGCAGACATTCAACTTCTTGTTTACACTATTGATGACTTAATTGATAAGCTCTCAACTATAGTTAACTAGTATCACATGTTTAGTTGGTATGTAAACTAATGTATCCAGAAGATTGGAAGAGGGATAAGAAATGAAAGATCCTGATACTTTAGGTTTTTCCCTTTCctctattttgtaaatataagaTGAGTATTATTTAATGATGTATTTGCATAAGTAATGCAAATTGTGAAGAAGGACCAGCTGCTGTTTAGaaaattttctccttccttctgtccttgattttttttcattaaagtatttcctttttttaattcaagaaaaGTTTACCTTTCTTATGCTTATGTTAGCTATGCCAGCTCTTAATTGCATCCTTTTCTAATTAGGATTATTAATAAAGcgtgaatattttgttttttattatagacAGAAATTTGTAACATTACTTCTGATTTGAAAATGCAATTCACAAAATATAGGGAAATTTTTATTGAAGTAAATTTGAAATGATGGAGAAATTTCAGAAGCATAATAAAGTTCACAATAAGGATAATactttatataatgtataaagtatatataatataatatatatgttatataaactgCACATTATATTCAAACTTaaaattgagctttttttttaaaggcccaaAATTGTACAGTGATACAAGGAGCTATTTCTAAAATTTGgcttatgtataatatatttaaatgggGAATTTCATCTAAAACAATGATgtagtatttttaatattctgattggtaaaattaaagaggaaattaatctttatatattatttcttgcagaaacattcattattttattaatattgccCTAAGTACAACTAGGCAAGTGATTGCCACCTAAATCAGAAGACGTTCTAAAGTCAGTAAGAAAGTGTGAAATGCTAGTataaaggttattttttttctttcctaaataacTAAAGTGAGGTGTAGATTGAGCCTTGATATTATTTAgttaatgttttttattaattaattttggcTGGACTTTATTTAGCTTGATTAGGTTATTATCTGTCAAACCTTTTAAGTTGACAACATgactcatatatatacatgtgtataagaTGAGCATGTGTCGAAGACTTATTCGACTCATTAATGAGGAAACCAGCAGATAGTAAACCTGGTTCAAAGTACAATTCAAGAAACTGAGTATTTATGGGCattgaagaaaaaatgttgagATAAAATTGCTGTGCAGAAAAAAGTGTTAATGAAGCCGACCTGACTACTTAACCTTAGAGACCTGCTTTACAAGGTTGGCCCTTGATtggcatctgggaacttggaGTTCAGGGGGCTTCCACCATTCCCAGAACTGATCAAAGTAGCTTACTATATCTAAACTGTAAAACAATATAGTTTCTCctgaacacctgctttccttctgggagtctggaattttggtaTGTGCCAGGCAGAGACTACCTTTGTGACCAGCTCCCAGTAAAAACCCCAGGCACTCAGTCTCTAACAAGCTTTTCTGGTTGACAGTGTTTCACAAGTGCTGTTACAACTGGTTGCTGGGAGAATTAAGCTCATCCTCTGTGATTCCACTGGCGGAGGATTCTTGGAAGCTTGCACTTAGTTTCCCCTGACTTCACCCcatgtgtcttttttcctttgctgattttgttttgtatcctttcactgtaataaatcaTGGCCGTGAGCAGAACTGTATGTGGAGTCTTATGAGTCTTCCTAGCAAATCTTCAAatttgggggtggtggtgagggcCTCTCCACAGATACAAAACTGGTTTATGTCCTACGGGGCAATTAAACTACAATCCATGGGTTATCTTTTATACTGGACAAAAATTACAAACAGCAAAGATAAATCATCTATGAGTGCCACAGTCTCTGGTGCTGGAGTGGGTTGATAGAAGATGGCACTGGCTATTCAAGGACTTACTTTGCCTAGACATTGCTAGGTGTGAGGCTTGTTAGGAACATGAAGGCAAGGGCCCTTGCCAATGATGGTTTTCTGcgcaaaataataaatatgatttgagatttataatacatatgtagAGACAGTATAGCATAATGGTTAAGGTCAGAGACAAGCTTGGTTTTTAATTTTGGCTCAccatttactagctctgtgactgAGCAGTTAACCTCACTGAGTCTCagtctcttctgtaaaataacaTAAACCTAGATAATGCGGTGTAAGGTCTAAATAAGCACAATACATTTAGAACAATGACACAGGAGGCAGtatctttttgcttttcattatGTACAGAACACAGTCCCTTCAGAGACTGATGGACACAATCAATGAAGGCATAGGAAGGAAGGTGGAGGCAAGGAAGTGGGTAGGTCTTCTAAAGCTGAACTGAACTGGACTGGATTTGAccttcctgacctcaagatcccaAATAGGAATGTTGTATGGTATTCTTTCAAATGCTaatggtttaaaacaaaaaaggagaaggaaccTTTATTACCTAAAGTTaggaaaatcttttaaaatttaatctagCTTTGCAGAGGTTAACATCGCAAATTCCAAATGAGTTTGCATCCATGAGATTTAGTGTATTTTAGTGCGctgttaattatttgttttttctagttttccccAAAGCTCCTTTCTGAAACCGTTCCATCCCATGTATTTAGTGACGTGTAAAATGGAGGAATAACTGGGAGCCCTTCAGTGCCTTAGCCCCTGGAACTtagtcattatttaaaataagtgacACGACCCCTCTAAATCTCAGTATGCACAACAGAAAGGGATAAGGCAAATACCATTTGAAAAGAAGGCTAAGTGAAGCCACGTAATCTATTTTGCTTTTGCTACATCTGTTGAGATTAGAGGCATTTCCAGATACAAATCTAAAAAGTACACCATTCTCCAAACAGCCAATATAGAAACGTCTCtggagaatgagaagaaaaaagctCTGGGCAACACtgagttttataaaatatggaGATAGAAAGCTGAAAGAATTACTTGCCACATAACTATTCCCAGGATAGTCCCCAAAGCGAATATGTCAAATACTCATTAAATTTGGAACAGTTAAATCTAAAGAATTTTTATATTCTGGGGTTGAGGTGGGTGGAATTTCAATATACCTTTTTAAGATCCTCTAAATATAGATCTCAAGTACTTCTTAGTTTAGAAACAATCGTGGAGATGTGTAATGGTTGGATGAAAAAAATGTGATGCTTTGGTGTATTTAGAGAATATACCTAGAAAATTGcaggcaattttttttaaccaaatgtaTCTTTTGGGGAAAATATACATTCCCATTTTGTCTTCCCCTTTTCCTAGGCTTTCAGGGTTTTGCAGGTAAACTTCTACTAAAGAAGAAGCTCAAAAGTCAGTCTCTCAGAATCCTTTCCTTACTCATCCCCATCTCTCTTTTTCAGGAAGTTTGTTGCTGGGTCCTCTGGGCTCTCTTGTGAACAGTACTCTATCCATGCCTTTTTGGTACCACTTGCTGCTTTGAAATTCTCAGTTTATATCCTAGCTTCCTTCTCTCAAAGGATGACCAAGGTCAGAAGCTTTATTTTGACATTGTTTGTCCTCAGACACCTCTGACTATGCTATATCAACCCCTTTACTGGCTCCTCCTCCTTGCCCACCTTATAATGTTAATACTCCTTGAGTTCTGGCCTTGGCAGTCTTCTCTTGCTACTTATTCACCTTGAGGAACATCACCCATGTTCATGGTTTAAACTACTACCTGCTTGCAGGTGACTCAACTACATACCTACAATCTAGACTCTTGAGCTCCAGACCCATAAAACCAACTGCCTAATGAACTGGGATGGACCATGGGCTTCCCAAATGCAGTAAATCCAAACCTTATTATCTTTTCTGCTTTATGTCTCTCCCCACCTATGAGTCCTCTTAAAATAAATGGCGCCACCATTGCTTCTGTTATACAAGTCAAACTTGTGAGTCATTCTGTCTCCTTTTCCTTTACCCAAATCAGATTGATGATCCTCTCTCTCTATGAAAAAGCTCAAACTCTTGCATGATATGTGAGTCCATGAAAGGCTGgtttaacaaacaaaaaccagttgCTGAAAGCCAGTTTAACAACTGGCTTTTGGTGGTGGGGTggaagccctgatttgtagcatttgctaaCATTCACAGCATAAATATTCCTGCCCTGGCTGGTTTTAAACTACATCATGACATCTCTGAATGCAAAGCTGGAAGAAAATACCCAGTAGCACACCATCACATAGTATTTACACCATATAGAGACAATAAACGCAAATATCCTCAACATAGCTAACAGTAAAATGTAGCAAAAAAATCAGGAAGTGCTTCATTTTTAGTAACTTTTCTTTGTAATATAACTTATTTAAGAGTAAGTTAATATAACCTTATTGCTAAGAATGACTGAGTTTAGCATCTGTCTCttgaaattcctgaaaatttaaccaTGGGCACTTGCAAACACACCATTTTATAATCTGG is drawn from Homo sapiens chromosome 3, GRCh38.p14 Primary Assembly and contains these coding sequences:
- the ABHD10 gene encoding palmitoyl-protein thioesterase ABHD10, mitochondrial isoform 1 precursor (isoform 1 precursor is encoded by transcript variant 1); this encodes MAVARLAAVAAWVPCRSWGWAAVPFGPHRGLSVLLARIPQRAPRWLPACRQKTSLSFLNRPDLPNLAYKKLKGKSPGIIFIPGYLSYMNGTKALAIEEFCKSLGHACIRFDYSGVGSSDGNSEESTLGKWRKDVLSIIDDLADGPQILVGSSLGGWLMLHAAIARPEKVVALIGVATAADTLVTKFNQLPVELKKEVEMKGVWSMPSKYSEEGVYNVQYSFIKEAEHHCLLHSPIPVNCPIRLLHGMKDDIVPWHTSMQVADRVLSTDVDVILRKHSDHRMREKADIQLLVYTIDDLIDKLSTIVN